One stretch of Psilocybe cubensis strain MGC-MH-2018 chromosome 6, whole genome shotgun sequence DNA includes these proteins:
- a CDS encoding Ergothioneine biosynthesis protein 1, with protein sequence MPAEIIDVHSLSAEGFPIADIPTQIMNGLSRPFGHKQLPTMLLYDEQGLQLYDDITTAAPEYYLFAAEEEILKNNAHHIVQAMHRGAQISPDEVIVELGAGSLRKTSHILLGLSHFVGKEAPSSAITYYALDLDKHELERTLGDISRSEVGKKLVGKVKTKGMWGTYEDGLRFIEHGGLFARRLPSVDYQFSSRERSPISPISSASSTSNASLTSMSESGSSMPSTPEGSKPPLHVVFLGSSLGNFSRTDAVSFLLSLPLRAGSGDTLLIGLDHDNDAALIEEAYNDSQGYTRRFIFNGLRAAGRNLGDENLFDESKWEYVNTYNSDERCHEAFFRSKCPQIIREPRTGKVIRFSKGELLKIEESIKFSDVDAYSLFTASNLRPVQRWTDKKSQYSLWLLERPPFSFPLLVSPSHPSTKGTRLSYSPFGVPSREEWNELWSCWDFITRQMIPSSMLYQKPIDLRHICLFYLGHIPTFLDIHLSKLLQQPHTEPESFKRGIDPDVDDPTECHPHSEVPIKDEDWPSPINIVKFQASVRARLMRLYDDIDSGRITLTRKIGRVLFMTLEHEAMHAETLLYMLIQRAGSGTIPPPGFVAPPWESLAVTWQEIPAPASSTVTLGPATVSLGHMDFESDDETNSDVETHEFGWDNETPRRDVYVNQFRIEWRPVTNGEFHQFFFGEGKGKVEFPASWVEDDEGIKVRTLYGPISIDIARNWPIVTSYNNLSTYAMVKGGRLPTESELALFYDKYEAGYEGGANVGFRNWHPVPATTGGERAGGKGINGGVWEWTSTVFDAVDGFEPSKLYPGYSMDFFDGKHQVVLGGSYATIPRIAGRRSFRNWYQRNYPYTWAGARVVYDVSV encoded by the exons ATGCCAGCTGAAATCATCGACGTTCACTCTCTCAGCGCCGAGGGTTTTCCCATTGCAGACATCCCGACGCAAATCATGAACGGTCTTTCTCGGCCTTTTGGACACAAACAACTCCCCACTATGCTCCTCTACGATGAACAGGGGCTCCAGCTGTACGACGACATTACCACTGCTGCTCCAGAGTACTACCTCTTTGCAGCAGAGGAGGAAATCCTTAAAAACAATGCCCACCATATCGTTCAAGCCATGCATAGAGGAGCTCAGATTTCCCCAGACGAAGTCATTGTTGAGCTTGGCGCGGG ATCTTTGCGAAAAACATCGCATATACTACTAGGACTTTCTCATTTTGTCGGCAAAGAGGCGCCTTCATCGGCCATTACTTACTATGCTCTTGACCTCGACAAGCACGAGTTGGAACGGACCCTTGGAGACATTTCAAGATCCGAAGTCGGCAAAAAGCTGGTCGGCAAAGTCAAGACGAAAGGAATGTGGGGCACGTACGAGGATGGTCTTAGATTTATAGAACATGGCGGTCTATTTGCTCGCCGCCTCCCATCGGTGGATTACCAATTTTCTTCTCGAGAACGCTCTCCAATTTCACCCATTTCAAGTGCTTCGTCCACCAGTAATGCCTCCTTGACCTCCATGTCAGAGTCAGGCTCGTCTATGCCCTCAACCCCTGAAGGCTCAAAGCCGCCCCTTCATGTTGTATTTTTGGGTTCGTCATTGGGCAATTTTTCGAGGACAGACGCCgtgtcttttcttttatcGCTGCCGTTACGCGCTGGTAGCGGAGACACTCTTCTTATTGGCCTGGACCATGACAATGATGCTGCGCTCATCGAAGAAGCATATAACGACAGCCAGGGCTATACCAGACGTTTCATCTTTAATGGCTTGAGGGCAGCTGGTCGGAACTTAGGCGACGAGAATCTGTTCGATGAAAGCAAATGGGAATATGTCAACACCTACAATTCG GATGAAC GCTGCCACGAGGCCTTTTTTAGGTCCAAATGCCCCCAAATTATTCGAGAACCTAGAACCGGCAAAGTCATTCGATTTTCAAAAGGCGAATTGCTGAAAATTGAGGAATCAATCAAG TTTTCCGATGTGGACGCATATTCCTTGTTTACCGCCAGCAACCTGAGGCCAGTTCAGCGCTGGACTGACAAGAAATCACAGTACTCGTTATGGCTATTAGAAAGGCCTCCTTTCAGCTTTCCATTACTCGTTTCCCCATCCCACCCTTCGACAAAAGGTACTAGGCTTTCTTATTCTCCCTTTGGAGTACCATCTCGAGAAGAATGGAACGAACTTTGGTCCTGCTGGGATTTTATTACAAGGCAGATGATACCCTCGAGTATGTTATATCAGAAGCCAATCGACCTACGACATATTTGCTTGTTTTACTTGGGCCATATTCCTACATTTTTGGACATTCACCTCTCAAAGTTACTTCAACAGCCCCATACTGAACCAGAATCGTTTAAG CGTGGGATTGACCCAGACGTAGATGATCCTACCGAATGCCAT CCTCATTCTGAAGTACCGATCAAAGATGAAGACTGGCCAAGTCCCATTAATATTGTGAAGTTCCAGGCATCGGTTCGAGCAAGATTAATGCGTCTGTATGATGACATTGATTCTGGGCGAATCACCTTGACTCGCAAGATAGGACGCGTTTTGTTCATGACCCTTGAACATGAAGCCATGCACGCAGAAACCTTGCTGTACATGCTAATTCAACGAGCGGGGAGCGGAACAATACCTCCTCCTGGTTTCGTTGCTCCTCCCTGGGAATCACTGGCTGTCACCTGGCAAGAAATTCCAGCACCAGCGTCGAGTACTGTTACTTTAGGGCCTGCAACTGTGAGCCTTGGGCATATGGATTTCGAATCAGATGATGAGACAAATTCCGACGTCGAAACCCACGAATTTGGATGGGATAACGAAACCCCGAGGCGAGACGTCTATGTAAATCAATTCAGAATTGAATGGAGGCCCGTCACAAATGGAGAATTCCACCAATTTTTTTTCGgagaagggaaagggaaagtaGAGTTCCCAGCGAGTTGGgttgaagacgacgaaggaATCAAA GTCCGGACGTTGTATGGGCCTATTTCCATTGATATTGCTCGTAACTGGCCTATTGTAACCTCTTACAATAACCTTTCAACCTATGCCATGGTTAAAGGGGGGCGCCTTCCTACAGAATCGGAGCTTGCTCTATTTTACGACAAATATGAAGCGGGATATGAAGGTGGTGCTAATGTTGGTTTTCGGAATTGGCACCCTGTCCC TGCAACAACCGGCGGAGAGCGAGCTGGTGGAAAAGGTATCAATGGTGGAGTCTGGGAATGGACCTCCACTGTTTTTGATGCTGTTGACGGTTTTGAACCCTCGAAATTATACCCTGG GTATTCTATGGACTTCTTTGATGGAAAACATCAAGTTGTA CTTGGAGGTTCATACGCTACTATTCCACGGATTGCCGGTAGGCGTAGTTTCAGGAATTGGTATCAACGAAACTACCCTTACACCTGGGCTGGTGCTCGCGTCGTCTATGACGTTTCCGTTTGA
- a CDS encoding Severin: MAYLTRTTVYNIEDSNIALLGSNIEKHVREEAGEGESAWEDAGKSAGLQIWRIEKFKVVPWPKERNGSFYDGDSYIILHTFKKSPEAKSFSYDLHFWLGQNTTQDEAGTAAYKTVELDDYLHGRPVQFREVQGFESPRFLSYFHQFLCLKGGVETGFHHVSDTLPPNIRKLYRVSLFKSREGRSSLVVREVPATADSLVAGDVYILDKGDNIMQFNTNGSAGQERFKAAEFVQSLLNERKSQADVVVYDEGGSGAGIFLHEFGEQTKLKPADLHSMNLTEVHPILYRISDATGTLVFEKVAPVSKDSLSSEDAFLLDHSDGASYPAIYVWIGRNASLNERRLSIQYAQRYLYDKKIKSASESVRVAIPVVKMQEGEETDEFMEVF; encoded by the exons ATGGCATATCTTACCCGGACAACTGTGTATAACATCGAAGATTCTAATATCGCGCTTTTAGGATCCAAC ATTGAAAAGCACGTTAGAGAGGAAGCCGGAGAAGGGGAGAGCGCATGGGAGGATGCAGGGAAATCTGCCGGTCTTCAGATATGGCGGATTGAAAAGTTCAAAGTGGTCCCATGGCCGAAAGAGCGTAATGGCTCGTTCTATGATGGCGATTCGTATATAATCCTTCAT ACATTTAAGAAATCCCCGGAGGCAAAATCATTTTCATATGATCTTCACTTTTGGCTTGGGCAAAATACTACTCAGGACGAAGCTGGAACGGCCGCCTACAAGACTGTTGAGCTAGACGACT ATCTGCACGGGAGGCCTGTACAATTCAGAGAGGTTCAAGGATTTGAATCTCCTCGATTCCTATCTTATTTCCATCAATTCCTTTGCCTTAAAGGAGGGGTTGAGACGGGTTTTCACCATGTCTCCGACACTTTACCCCCGAATATTCGAAAGCTTTATCGTGTTAGTTTGTTTAAGAGTAGAGAAGGACGGTCCAGTCTTGTGGTTCGAGAGGTACCTGCGACTGCTGATAGCCTCGTTGCCGGCGATGTCTACATTTTGGATAAGGGAGATAACATCATGCAATTTAATACGAATGGGAGCGCAGGACAGGAGAGATTTAAAGCTGCAGAATTTGTTCAAAGTTTGCTCAACGAACGGAAGAGTCAAGCCGATGTTGTGGTCTACG ACGAAGGTGGATCTGGGGCAGGAATATTTCTGCACGAATTTGGTGAACAGACGAAGCTCAAACCAGCCGATTTGCACTCAATGAACCTCACCGAAGTACACCCAATCCTATATCGCATCTCTGATGCCACAGGAACCCTTGTTTTTGAAAAAGTAGCACCTGTCTCAAAGGATTCTTTGTCATCCGAAGATGCCTTTCTACTTGACCACTCCGACGGCGCTTCTTATCCTGCAATATATGTCTGGATAGGCCGAAATGCTTCCTTAAATGAGAGGCGCCTGTCGATACAGTACGCTCAACGCTATCTATACgacaaaaaaatcaaatccGCTTCAGAAAGTGTTCGAGTCGCTATACCCGTTGTCAAGAtgcaagaaggagaagaaactGATGAATTTATGGAAGTTTTCTAA